From a region of the Deinococcus metallilatus genome:
- the allE gene encoding (S)-ureidoglycine aminohydrolase yields MNRQPSLQQLGQTRSVVNQEYALLTPETFIRTTVAEWKNTSCIVHIAPVMGFGTRFTQFTAEMQPGAEASAPPAGIQRFVFVLDGEVELSVNGETHRLGEYDYAYLPAGIDHTLRAQNAARVSVFEKKFHPQLEGLPAPEVFIGNERKVEGTEFEGDPGLIARKLLPDEAQFDFIVTTMSYAPGATLPYVEIHYMEHGLLMLEGEGIYRLGERYFQVTQGDVIWMGAHCPQWYGALGKTWSKYLLYKDMNRHPLEIK; encoded by the coding sequence TTGAACCGCCAACCCAGCCTGCAACAGCTCGGCCAGACCCGCAGCGTCGTCAACCAAGAGTACGCGCTGCTCACGCCCGAAACCTTTATCCGCACCACCGTCGCGGAGTGGAAGAACACGAGCTGCATCGTCCACATCGCCCCGGTGATGGGCTTCGGGACGCGCTTCACGCAGTTCACCGCCGAGATGCAGCCGGGCGCCGAGGCCAGCGCCCCGCCCGCGGGGATTCAGCGTTTCGTCTTTGTGCTGGACGGCGAGGTGGAGCTTTCCGTGAACGGCGAGACGCACCGCCTCGGTGAGTACGACTACGCCTACCTGCCCGCCGGGATTGACCACACGCTGCGCGCGCAGAACGCGGCCCGGGTGAGCGTGTTCGAGAAGAAGTTCCACCCCCAACTGGAAGGCCTGCCCGCGCCGGAAGTCTTCATCGGCAACGAGCGCAAGGTGGAGGGCACCGAGTTCGAGGGCGACCCCGGACTGATCGCGCGCAAGCTGCTCCCCGACGAGGCGCAGTTCGACTTCATCGTGACGACCATGAGCTACGCGCCGGGCGCCACGCTGCCCTACGTCGAGATTCACTACATGGAACACGGCCTCCTGATGCTGGAGGGCGAGGGCATCTACCGCCTGGGCGAACGCTACTTCCAGGTGACGCAGGGCGACGTGATCTGGATGGGCGCGCACTGCCCGCAGTGGTACGGCGCGCTGGGCAAGACGTGGAGCAAGTACCTGCTCTACAAGGACATGAACCGTCACCCGCTGGAGATCAAGTGA
- a CDS encoding malate synthase A yields the protein MTTSGTDLHHTLQGLFAERRRALLAGRQNDWAPGFDPRTAAIRQADWQVAPPPAELRARLVEQLVEPSDAAAIQAALSAGPDALIFDFDDTFAPTPENVRAGHANLRNVPRAGGPLPMTRPRPLYMEDENGQSASLQDLAAYVEAFADRETLYVYIPKLEFPAEAEFWNDLLTETERLGGRQPGSIRVCIQIETLPGAFYADELLYALRDRAFGLNAGRWDYVFSAIKWLGQDRRFCLPERGELNMGQPSMQAYEQNLARVCARRGAQAIGGTAALAPDPADPEPALAVVRADKEREASQGYVAAWAGLPGLIPTVRAVFQSAPPASPPAPRTEEEVAAELLAFPRAEQVPLSAVREAVAVTVTYFRAWLAGQGFIVRNNRVEDTATAELARAQLWQWVQHRIPLDDGEALTPERFEALLAEQADGQEPAARLLRALVLPESCPPFFPATARSLHEVPLA from the coding sequence GTGACCACATCCGGTACTGACCTGCACCACACGCTCCAGGGCCTCTTCGCGGAGCGTCGGCGCGCTCTGCTCGCTGGCCGCCAGAACGACTGGGCGCCCGGCTTCGACCCCCGGACGGCCGCCATCCGCCAGGCCGACTGGCAGGTGGCCCCCCCGCCCGCCGAACTGCGCGCCCGCCTGGTCGAGCAACTGGTGGAACCCAGCGACGCGGCGGCGATTCAGGCGGCCCTGTCTGCCGGTCCCGACGCGCTGATCTTCGATTTCGACGACACCTTCGCCCCCACCCCGGAGAATGTCCGCGCGGGGCACGCGAACCTGCGGAACGTGCCCAGGGCGGGTGGCCCCCTCCCGATGACGCGGCCCCGGCCGCTCTACATGGAGGACGAGAACGGGCAGAGCGCCAGCCTTCAGGACCTCGCCGCCTATGTGGAGGCGTTCGCGGACCGGGAAACGCTCTACGTCTACATTCCCAAGCTGGAATTCCCCGCCGAGGCCGAGTTCTGGAACGACCTGCTGACCGAAACCGAGCGGCTGGGCGGGCGCCAGCCGGGCAGCATCCGGGTCTGCATTCAGATCGAGACGCTGCCCGGCGCCTTTTATGCCGATGAATTGCTGTATGCGCTGCGTGACCGGGCCTTCGGGTTGAACGCGGGGCGCTGGGACTACGTGTTCAGCGCGATCAAGTGGCTGGGCCAGGACCGCCGCTTCTGCCTGCCCGAGCGCGGCGAGCTGAACATGGGGCAGCCGTCCATGCAGGCCTACGAGCAGAACCTGGCGCGGGTGTGCGCCCGCCGGGGGGCGCAGGCGATTGGCGGGACAGCGGCCCTCGCCCCCGATCCCGCCGACCCCGAACCCGCCCTCGCGGTGGTCCGGGCCGACAAGGAACGCGAGGCGTCGCAGGGCTACGTGGCGGCCTGGGCCGGGCTGCCGGGCCTGATTCCCACCGTCCGGGCGGTGTTCCAGTCCGCGCCGCCCGCCTCGCCGCCCGCGCCCCGGACTGAAGAGGAGGTCGCGGCGGAACTGCTGGCCTTTCCCCGCGCGGAACAGGTGCCGCTTTCCGCCGTGCGCGAGGCCGTCGCCGTCACCGTGACGTACTTCCGGGCCTGGCTGGCGGGGCAGGGCTTTATCGTGCGGAACAATCGGGTGGAAGACACCGCGACCGCCGAACTCGCCCGCGCGCAACTGTGGCAGTGGGTGCAGCACCGCATCCCTCTGGATGACGGCGAGGCGCTCACCCCGGAACGCTTCGAGGCGCTGCTGGCCGAGCAGGCGGACGGGCAGGAACCGGCCGCCCGGCTGCTGCGCGCGCTGGTCCTCCCCGAAAGCTGCCCGCCCTTCTTTCCCGCCACCGCCCGTTCCCTCCACGAGGTTCCGCTCGCATGA
- a CDS encoding allantoinase has protein sequence MYDLLVRGGQVVREGGVEQADLGVVEGRIVDVAPELGGPAREELDARGLHVFPGAVDIHVHFNEPGRTDWEGISTGSRALVAGGGTVFADMPLNSTPPVLDRATFEAKRQAGERESYADFALWGGLTPRNMDRLPELAGAGAVGFKAFMSHSGLEEFESPDDYTLYEGMKAARELGLIVALHAESDSITSGLARRIRGEGGRGVRDYLRSRPAIAEVEAVNRALLLAEETEAKLHLVHLSTGRAVALAAEARARGVNVSIETCPHYLMFTGEDMERLGAVLKCAPPLRDTAEVDALWTAIREGRIDTIGSDHSPSTLDLKTGEDFFSIWGGIAGVQSTLAVLLTEGREHGLSLPDIARLSARTPARRFGLAGKGRLDPGADADLVLVDLDTEWVHTTDDLHTRWKFSPYVGRTFRGQVRRTLLRGQTVYQDGTFPNPPQGRFLRPAPVPQEETA, from the coding sequence ATGTACGACCTGCTGGTGCGCGGTGGGCAAGTGGTGCGCGAGGGGGGCGTGGAACAGGCCGACCTGGGCGTGGTGGAGGGCCGCATCGTGGACGTGGCGCCTGAACTGGGCGGCCCGGCGCGTGAGGAACTGGACGCGCGGGGGCTGCACGTCTTCCCCGGCGCGGTGGACATCCATGTTCATTTCAATGAACCGGGCCGGACGGACTGGGAAGGGATTTCTACCGGCAGCCGCGCGCTGGTGGCGGGGGGCGGCACGGTCTTCGCGGACATGCCGCTCAACAGCACGCCGCCCGTGCTGGACCGCGCCACCTTCGAGGCCAAGCGGCAGGCGGGCGAACGCGAGTCCTACGCCGACTTCGCGCTGTGGGGCGGCCTCACCCCCCGCAACATGGACCGGCTGCCCGAACTGGCGGGGGCGGGCGCGGTGGGCTTCAAGGCGTTCATGAGCCACAGCGGCCTGGAAGAGTTCGAGTCCCCCGACGACTACACGCTCTACGAGGGGATGAAGGCGGCGCGCGAGCTGGGCCTGATCGTCGCGCTGCACGCGGAGAGCGACTCCATCACGAGCGGCCTCGCCAGACGGATTCGCGGGGAGGGCGGCCGGGGTGTGCGCGACTACCTGCGCAGCCGCCCCGCGATTGCCGAGGTGGAGGCCGTGAACCGCGCGCTGCTGCTGGCCGAGGAGACGGAGGCGAAACTGCACCTCGTCCACCTCTCAACCGGGCGGGCCGTCGCCCTGGCCGCCGAGGCCCGCGCGCGCGGTGTGAACGTGAGCATCGAAACCTGCCCGCACTACCTGATGTTTACCGGCGAGGACATGGAGCGGCTGGGCGCGGTACTGAAGTGCGCGCCGCCGCTGCGGGACACAGCGGAAGTGGACGCGCTGTGGACCGCCATCCGCGAGGGCCGCATCGACACCATCGGCTCGGATCACTCGCCCAGCACCCTGGACCTCAAGACCGGGGAGGACTTCTTCAGCATCTGGGGCGGGATCGCAGGCGTGCAGTCCACTCTCGCCGTCCTGCTGACCGAGGGCCGGGAGCACGGCCTCTCTTTGCCCGACATCGCCCGCCTGAGTGCCCGCACGCCCGCGCGGCGCTTCGGCCTCGCCGGGAAGGGCCGCCTGGACCCCGGCGCGGACGCCGACCTGGTGCTGGTGGACCTCGATACCGAGTGGGTCCACACCACAGACGACCTGCACACCCGCTGGAAGTTCAGCCCCTACGTGGGCCGGACCTTCCGCGGCCAGGTGCGCCGCACGCTGCTGCGCGGCCAGACGGTGTACCAGGACGGCACCTTCCCCAACCCGCCCCAGGGCCGCTTCCTGCGTCCCGCTCCCGTTCCCCAGGAGGAAACCGCTTGA
- the hyi gene encoding hydroxypyruvate isomerase, which translates to MTKFAANLTMLFQEVPFLERFGAARQAGFDAVEYMFPYPFSPEELRAQLQQHGLKQVLFNLPAGNWEAGERGIAVLPDRQEEFRQGVTRALTYVEALRNDGAPPLVNCLVGKLPAGADAEEARRVLVENLRYAAQELGRVGVTLLIEPINPHDIPGFFLRTPDQAAALIEDVGADNLKIQYDLYHQQRTEGQLLDTFRRLQDRIAHVQLADVPGRHQPGTGEINYPFVLAALDQAGYNGYVGLEYIPEGDTVSSLGWMTSLKEGVQA; encoded by the coding sequence ATGACCAAATTTGCTGCCAACCTTACCATGCTGTTTCAGGAAGTGCCCTTTCTGGAACGCTTCGGCGCGGCCCGTCAGGCGGGTTTCGATGCCGTCGAGTACATGTTTCCCTATCCCTTTTCGCCGGAGGAACTGCGAGCGCAGCTTCAGCAGCATGGGCTGAAGCAGGTCCTCTTCAACCTGCCCGCCGGGAACTGGGAGGCTGGGGAACGCGGGATCGCGGTGCTGCCTGATCGTCAGGAGGAGTTCCGGCAGGGCGTGACCCGCGCGCTGACCTACGTGGAGGCGCTGCGGAATGACGGTGCGCCGCCCCTCGTCAACTGCCTGGTGGGCAAGCTCCCCGCCGGGGCCGACGCCGAGGAAGCCCGCCGCGTGCTGGTGGAGAACCTGCGCTACGCCGCCCAGGAACTCGGCCGCGTGGGCGTTACCCTCCTCATCGAGCCGATCAACCCGCACGACATCCCCGGTTTCTTCCTGCGCACGCCCGACCAGGCGGCGGCCCTGATCGAGGACGTGGGCGCGGACAACCTGAAGATTCAGTACGACCTCTACCACCAGCAGCGCACCGAGGGGCAACTGCTCGACACCTTCCGCCGTCTTCAGGACCGGATCGCCCATGTGCAGCTCGCGGACGTGCCGGGCCGCCACCAGCCGGGCACCGGGGAGATCAACTACCCCTTCGTGCTGGCGGCACTCGATCAGGCCGGGTACAACGGGTACGTGGGTCTGGAATACATCCCCGAGGGGGATACGGTCAGTTCGCTGGGCTGGATGACGAGCCTCAAGGAAGGAGTGCAGGCATGA
- a CDS encoding NAD-dependent malic enzyme, giving the protein MPVTTHYDVRRDAEGHRYLEPFVKGFDLTRIPLLNKGTAFTHEEREKLGLDGLIAPQVDSLNTLVDRLYRDYVQVQKPLDKHVFLRHLQDRNEVLFYALLAAHVEEMLPIVYTPTVGQAVQEFSKIYRVPRGLMLSTDNIERAEQALDNVPLNDVRIIVATDSSAILGIGDQGFGGMGISIGKLSLYVVAGGVGPDKTLPVELDVGTNRQDLLDDPDYLGVHHKRLTGDEYLAFVDRFVEATRKRYPKAIIQWEDFSRDAAFTVLERYRKVVPSFNDDIQGTGAVVLAGVLNACRLKGERLRDQRIVLHGAGAGGIGVTDALRRGLMREGLSDEEARARLFVLDQTGLLLSDRNLEAYKRTYAHDPASLGFSYAGRAPSLLETVQGAKATILVGLSGVARAFGEDVVKAVHANTAQPIVFPLSNPTANCEALPGDVLRWTDGAALVSTGSPFAPVELNGKTYPIGQGNNAFIFPGLGFGAILAGAREITDEMVLEAAYALADYTARTHPDRLYPPVDELPAASIEVAVRVIQQTLRDGVAQEKGLDGLDEAALTDLVRAKFWVPKYLPFRAPAQEGRQA; this is encoded by the coding sequence CTGCCCGTGACCACCCACTACGACGTGCGCCGTGACGCCGAGGGTCACCGTTACCTCGAACCCTTCGTGAAGGGCTTCGACCTCACCCGCATCCCGCTGCTGAACAAGGGCACCGCCTTCACCCACGAGGAACGCGAGAAGCTGGGCCTCGACGGGCTGATCGCGCCGCAGGTGGACAGCTTGAACACGCTGGTGGACCGCCTCTACCGCGACTACGTGCAGGTTCAGAAGCCACTCGACAAGCACGTCTTCCTGCGCCACCTGCAAGACCGCAATGAAGTGCTGTTCTACGCGCTGCTGGCCGCCCACGTCGAGGAGATGCTGCCCATCGTGTACACGCCCACCGTGGGCCAGGCGGTGCAGGAGTTCAGCAAGATCTACCGGGTGCCGCGCGGCCTGATGCTCTCCACCGACAACATCGAGCGGGCGGAGCAGGCGCTCGACAATGTACCGCTCAACGACGTGCGGATCATCGTGGCGACCGATTCCAGCGCGATCCTGGGCATCGGGGACCAGGGCTTCGGCGGGATGGGTATTTCCATCGGCAAGCTCAGCCTCTACGTGGTCGCGGGCGGCGTCGGTCCCGACAAGACGCTGCCGGTGGAGCTGGACGTGGGCACCAACCGCCAGGATTTGCTGGACGACCCGGATTACCTGGGCGTGCACCACAAGCGCCTGACCGGGGACGAGTATCTGGCGTTCGTTGACCGCTTCGTGGAAGCGACCCGCAAGCGGTATCCCAAGGCGATCATCCAGTGGGAGGACTTCTCGCGTGACGCGGCCTTCACGGTGCTGGAGCGGTACCGCAAGGTGGTGCCCAGCTTCAACGACGACATCCAGGGGACCGGCGCGGTGGTGCTGGCCGGGGTGCTGAATGCCTGCCGCCTCAAGGGCGAGCGGCTGCGCGACCAGCGGATCGTGCTGCACGGCGCGGGCGCGGGCGGCATCGGCGTGACCGACGCGCTGCGCCGCGGCCTGATGCGCGAGGGCCTCAGCGACGAGGAAGCGCGCGCCCGCCTGTTCGTGCTGGACCAGACCGGCCTGCTGCTCAGTGACCGCAACCTGGAAGCCTACAAGCGGACCTACGCGCACGACCCGGCCAGCCTGGGCTTCAGCTACGCGGGCCGCGCGCCCAGCCTGCTCGAAACCGTGCAGGGCGCGAAGGCGACCATCCTGGTGGGCCTCTCCGGCGTCGCGCGGGCCTTTGGCGAGGATGTGGTGAAGGCCGTCCACGCCAATACCGCGCAGCCCATCGTCTTCCCCCTCAGCAACCCCACCGCCAACTGCGAGGCGCTGCCGGGGGACGTGCTGCGCTGGACGGACGGCGCGGCGCTGGTGTCCACCGGCAGCCCCTTCGCTCCGGTGGAACTGAACGGGAAGACCTACCCCATCGGGCAGGGCAACAACGCCTTCATCTTCCCGGGCCTGGGCTTCGGCGCGATCCTGGCGGGTGCCCGCGAGATCACCGACGAGATGGTGCTGGAAGCCGCCTACGCCCTGGCCGACTACACGGCCCGCACGCACCCCGACCGCCTCTACCCGCCCGTGGATGAACTGCCCGCCGCCAGCATCGAGGTGGCCGTGCGGGTGATCCAGCAGACGCTGCGTGACGGCGTGGCGCAGGAAAAGGGGCTGGACGGTCTGGACGAGGCGGCCCTGACCGACCTGGTCCGCGCCAAGTTCTGGGTGCCGAAGTACCTGCCGTTCCGCGCGCCCGCTCAGGAGGGCCGTCAGGCATGA
- a CDS encoding MIP/aquaporin family protein → MIYGKMLAELIGTFTLVFVGMLAIANGADLLGVAFAHGLAIAVMATALGTVSGGQFNPAVSLGLSLIGKQKWGDTLAFAASQLLGGALGAFAVLGLKGHAALAQAGFGQPNPGQGVSAMTALGMETVLTFFLVLVILKVAVRQGHAMAGLIVGLTIVMDILAGGPISGAAMNPARVFGPALVSGDWTFQWVYWVGPLLGAALAAATARTLWRLPTQPVAPAPEGQQAV, encoded by the coding sequence ATGATCTACGGCAAGATGCTGGCCGAGTTGATCGGCACCTTTACCCTGGTCTTCGTGGGCATGCTCGCCATCGCGAACGGTGCGGACCTGCTGGGCGTGGCTTTCGCACACGGCCTGGCGATTGCCGTGATGGCGACGGCTCTGGGGACTGTCAGCGGCGGGCAGTTCAACCCCGCCGTCAGCCTGGGCCTCAGCCTGATCGGCAAGCAGAAGTGGGGGGACACGCTGGCCTTTGCCGCCTCGCAACTCCTGGGCGGGGCGCTGGGCGCCTTCGCCGTGCTGGGCCTCAAGGGCCATGCCGCGCTCGCCCAGGCGGGCTTCGGACAGCCCAACCCCGGCCAGGGCGTGAGCGCGATGACGGCCCTGGGGATGGAAACCGTGCTGACCTTCTTCCTGGTGCTGGTGATCCTGAAAGTCGCGGTGCGGCAGGGGCACGCGATGGCGGGCCTGATCGTGGGCCTCACCATCGTGATGGACATCCTGGCGGGCGGCCCGATCTCGGGTGCGGCGATGAACCCGGCCCGCGTGTTCGGCCCGGCGCTGGTGTCTGGCGACTGGACCTTCCAGTGGGTGTACTGGGTCGGCCCGCTGCTGGGCGCGGCACTGGCGGCGGCCACCGCCCGGACGCTGTGGCGCCTGCCCACCCAGCCGGTCGCCCCGGCCCCCGAGGGGCAACAGGCCGTCTGA
- the gcl gene encoding glyoxylate carboligase, producing the protein MPRMTAVEAAVHVMRLEGVDTAFGVPGAAINPLYAALRKVGGVNHILARHVEGASHMADGYTRAKFGNIGVCIGTSGPAGTDMITGLYAAIADSVPILCITGQAPRARLYKEDFQAVDIESIAKPVTKMAVTVREPALVPYVFQQAFHVMRSGRPGPVLIDLPFDVQMTEIEFDPETYAPLPIYKPLATRAQVEKAMTMLNASERPLLVSGGGVIGADASDLLVQFAELTGVPVIPTLMGWGSIPDDHPLMVGMVGLQTSQRYGNANLLASDFVMGIGNRWANRHTGGLDVYTEGRKFVHVDIEPTQIGRVFGPDYAIVSDAKAALQLFVEVAREWRAAGKLKDRGEWAESCRERKRTMLRKTHYDNVPIKPQRVYEEMNKAFGRDVTYVTTIGLSQIAGGQFLHVYKPRHWINAGQAGPLGWTVPAALGVAAAKPGAEIVALSGDYDFQFMIEELAVGAQFNLPFIQVLVNNSYLGLIRQSQRGFDMDYQVQLSFENINSPEVNGYGVDHLKVVEGLGCKALRVFKPDDILPAFEKARDLMQEYRVPVVVEVILERVTNISMGTEINNITEFEELAENAKEDAPTAIALLD; encoded by the coding sequence ATGCCGAGAATGACCGCGGTCGAGGCCGCCGTGCATGTGATGCGCCTGGAGGGTGTGGATACCGCCTTCGGGGTACCCGGAGCCGCCATCAACCCGCTGTATGCCGCGCTGCGCAAGGTCGGCGGCGTGAACCACATCCTGGCCCGCCATGTCGAGGGGGCTTCTCACATGGCCGACGGGTACACCCGCGCCAAATTCGGGAACATCGGCGTGTGCATCGGCACCAGCGGCCCCGCCGGGACGGACATGATCACCGGCCTGTACGCGGCCATTGCCGACTCCGTGCCGATCCTGTGCATCACCGGTCAGGCCCCGCGCGCCCGCCTCTACAAGGAAGACTTCCAGGCGGTGGACATCGAGAGCATCGCCAAGCCGGTCACCAAGATGGCCGTGACGGTGCGCGAACCCGCCCTGGTCCCCTATGTCTTCCAGCAGGCGTTCCATGTGATGCGTTCCGGTCGCCCCGGCCCGGTGCTGATCGACCTGCCCTTCGACGTGCAGATGACCGAGATCGAGTTCGATCCGGAAACCTACGCGCCGCTGCCGATCTACAAGCCCCTCGCCACCCGCGCCCAGGTCGAAAAGGCGATGACCATGCTCAATGCCTCCGAGCGCCCGCTGCTCGTGTCGGGCGGCGGTGTCATCGGCGCGGACGCCTCGGACCTGCTGGTACAGTTCGCGGAGTTGACCGGTGTGCCCGTCATTCCCACGCTGATGGGCTGGGGCAGCATCCCCGACGACCACCCGCTGATGGTGGGCATGGTGGGCCTCCAGACCTCGCAGCGGTATGGCAATGCCAACCTGCTGGCCTCTGACTTCGTGATGGGCATCGGCAACCGCTGGGCTAACCGCCACACCGGGGGCCTGGACGTGTACACCGAGGGCCGCAAGTTCGTCCACGTGGACATTGAACCCACCCAGATCGGGCGCGTCTTCGGCCCCGACTACGCCATCGTCAGTGACGCCAAGGCCGCGTTGCAGCTCTTCGTCGAGGTGGCCCGCGAGTGGCGCGCCGCCGGGAAGCTCAAGGACCGCGGCGAGTGGGCCGAGTCGTGCCGCGAGCGCAAGCGCACCATGCTGCGCAAGACGCACTACGACAACGTGCCGATCAAGCCCCAGCGCGTCTACGAGGAGATGAACAAGGCCTTCGGGCGCGACGTGACCTACGTCACCACCATCGGCCTGTCGCAGATCGCGGGCGGGCAATTCCTGCACGTCTACAAGCCGCGCCACTGGATCAACGCGGGTCAGGCCGGGCCGCTGGGCTGGACCGTGCCCGCCGCGCTGGGGGTTGCCGCCGCCAAGCCCGGCGCCGAGATCGTGGCCCTCTCCGGCGACTACGACTTCCAGTTCATGATCGAGGAACTCGCGGTGGGCGCACAGTTCAACCTGCCCTTCATCCAGGTGCTGGTAAACAACTCCTACCTGGGCCTGATCCGCCAGTCGCAGCGCGGCTTCGACATGGACTACCAGGTGCAGCTCTCCTTCGAGAACATCAACTCGCCCGAGGTGAACGGCTACGGCGTGGACCACCTCAAGGTGGTGGAGGGCCTGGGCTGCAAGGCGCTGCGTGTCTTCAAGCCCGACGACATCCTGCCCGCCTTCGAAAAGGCCCGCGACCTGATGCAGGAATACCGCGTGCCGGTGGTGGTGGAAGTGATCCTGGAGCGCGTGACCAACATCAGCATGGGCACCGAGATCAACAACATCACCGAGTTCGAGGAACTGGCCGAGAACGCCAAAGAGGATGCGCCGACGGCGATTGCGTTGCTGGACTGA
- a CDS encoding allantoate amidohydrolase, with product MTTSQPLNELDWTDLAGRTLACCADIAACTEEPGQITRTFLCAPMHDAHARLDRWAASLGLQTHEDAAGNWRATRRSDRPNARTLVIGSHLDSVPNAGAYDGVLGVVLGVALLDALKDTRLPYHVELVGFSEEEGVRFSVPFIGSRALIGNAGELMTVTDAQGKSVAQAITEYGLDVAQLADAQLKADVLGYLEMHIEQGPVLEAEDRSLGLVNAIAGQSRLNLTFTGKANHAGTTPMYLRRDALTGASAFVLAVENLAKSTPGLVATVGSLKPLPGAGNVIPGEVQLTLDIRHARDEVRLGALDQLLTIAGQIAEERGLTFAHELRMEEHATPMDPALTALLGEALAAEGQVATPMVSGAGHDAMLVGQVWPATMLFLRSPGGLSHHPDEAVREEDVEAALRVGTRFLKLLAAQEEAR from the coding sequence ATGACCACTTCCCAACCGCTGAACGAACTGGACTGGACCGACCTGGCCGGGCGCACCCTCGCCTGCTGCGCCGACATCGCCGCCTGCACCGAGGAACCCGGCCAGATCACCCGCACCTTCCTCTGCGCGCCCATGCACGACGCCCACGCCCGGCTGGACCGCTGGGCCGCCTCCCTGGGCCTCCAGACCCACGAGGACGCCGCCGGGAACTGGCGCGCCACCCGCCGCAGCGACCGGCCGAACGCCCGCACCCTGGTCATCGGCTCGCACCTGGACAGCGTGCCCAACGCCGGGGCCTACGACGGCGTGCTGGGCGTGGTGCTGGGCGTGGCGCTGCTGGACGCGCTGAAGGACACCCGGCTCCCCTACCACGTCGAACTCGTCGGCTTCAGCGAGGAGGAAGGCGTGCGCTTCAGCGTGCCCTTCATCGGCAGCCGGGCGCTGATCGGGAACGCGGGCGAGCTGATGACCGTGACGGACGCGCAGGGCAAGAGCGTCGCGCAGGCCATCACCGAGTACGGGCTGGACGTGGCGCAACTGGCCGACGCGCAGCTCAAGGCCGACGTGCTGGGCTACCTGGAGATGCACATCGAGCAGGGGCCGGTGCTGGAGGCCGAGGACCGCTCGCTGGGCCTGGTGAACGCCATCGCCGGACAGTCACGGCTGAACCTCACCTTCACCGGCAAGGCCAACCACGCGGGCACCACCCCGATGTACCTGCGCCGCGATGCGCTGACCGGGGCGAGTGCCTTCGTGCTGGCGGTGGAAAACCTCGCCAAGAGCACGCCCGGCCTGGTCGCCACCGTCGGCTCGCTGAAGCCGCTGCCGGGCGCGGGCAACGTGATTCCCGGCGAGGTGCAGCTCACGCTGGACATCCGCCACGCGCGGGACGAGGTGCGGCTGGGGGCGCTGGACCAGCTCCTCACCATCGCGGGGCAGATCGCGGAGGAACGGGGCCTCACCTTCGCGCACGAACTGCGGATGGAGGAACACGCCACGCCGATGGACCCCGCCCTGACCGCCCTGCTGGGTGAAGCCCTGGCTGCCGAGGGGCAGGTGGCGACGCCGATGGTCAGCGGCGCGGGGCACGACGCGATGCTGGTCGGGCAGGTGTGGCCCGCCACCATGCTGTTCCTGCGGAGTCCCGGCGGCCTGAGCCACCACCCCGACGAGGCCGTGCGCGAGGAGGACGTGGAGGCCGCGCTGCGCGTCGGTACCCGCTTCCTGAAACTGCTCGCCGCGCAGGAGGAGGCCCGCTGA